A stretch of the Clavibacter sp. B3I6 genome encodes the following:
- a CDS encoding beta-L-arabinofuranosidase domain-containing protein, with product MTIAPATPRPAADLPGAVRSFPLSAVRLGDGPLRHAQLLDVEYVLRLDPDRLLAPFLREAGLDSPVPSYGSWEAIGLDGHIGGHLLSALAQLHAATGDPRLLPRLEHMLDVLERCQEAAGDGWLGGVPDGREFGRTIAEGRIDADTFDLEGRWVPLYNLHKTLRGLIDAHAHTGSARALRMAEGMAGWWLGVSAHLDDDAFEGMLATEHGGMADAFATLAGITGREDLLREAGRFAQRALVDPLAAGRDELDGLHANTQIPKVIGVERLGRMTGDARLLAASDAFWDSVVHRRSVVIGGNSVREHFHPSRDFAPMVLDEQGPETCNSYNMLELARLRFERTGDPAILDQVERTTLNHVLSTQHPEHGGLVYFTSLRPAHPRVHSVAEESMWCCVGTGMENHARYGEQVFAHADDALLVDLYVPAELDWAERGIRARVDGDVVRTGEATVTVDAAAPADLELRLRRPGWATSMEVRVDGRPVPVVPGAAAVPIRRTWSGETVVTVRLGMEVRAERLPDGSAWTSFTYGPLALASRDGRDGITTSLAEDTRMGHVTPAPKVPLERTPVITAADPADAATLVDRAALAFRLDAWRGDERVAVALEPFAGIHDERTTLVWPTGADPVARAAELRAMDAAGTDAEVVDRVAAGEQQPEVDHGFRGSATRAGGSDGRHWRSATGWFSYLLRDPLGEAASVRLRFRGDAAEPGAGQVVRVGGIVADPDGAVPVGRDGDDDVVDLALTDAMRAGASGGAVEVAIHAAPGGRTRDLVEVQIRRAAAG from the coding sequence ATGACCATCGCCCCCGCCACCCCGCGTCCCGCCGCCGACCTCCCCGGCGCCGTCCGCTCGTTCCCGCTCTCCGCCGTGCGGCTCGGCGACGGCCCCCTCCGGCACGCGCAGCTCCTCGACGTCGAGTACGTGCTGCGCCTGGATCCCGACCGCCTCCTCGCGCCCTTCCTGCGCGAGGCCGGGCTCGACTCCCCCGTGCCGAGCTACGGCAGCTGGGAGGCGATCGGCCTCGACGGGCACATCGGCGGCCACCTCCTGTCCGCGCTCGCGCAGCTCCACGCCGCGACCGGCGACCCGCGCCTCCTCCCCCGCCTCGAGCACATGCTCGACGTGCTCGAGCGCTGCCAGGAGGCGGCGGGCGACGGCTGGCTCGGCGGCGTGCCCGACGGCCGCGAGTTCGGCCGCACCATCGCCGAGGGCCGGATCGACGCGGACACCTTCGACCTCGAGGGCCGGTGGGTGCCGCTCTACAACCTGCACAAGACGCTCCGCGGGCTGATCGACGCCCACGCGCACACGGGATCGGCGCGCGCCCTGCGCATGGCCGAGGGCATGGCCGGCTGGTGGCTCGGCGTCTCCGCGCACCTGGACGACGACGCGTTCGAGGGCATGCTCGCCACCGAGCACGGCGGCATGGCCGACGCGTTCGCGACGCTCGCGGGGATCACCGGCCGCGAGGACCTGCTGCGGGAGGCCGGGCGGTTCGCGCAGCGCGCCCTCGTGGATCCGCTCGCCGCCGGCCGCGACGAGCTCGACGGCCTGCACGCGAACACGCAGATCCCGAAGGTGATCGGCGTCGAGCGCCTCGGGCGGATGACGGGAGACGCCCGGCTCCTCGCCGCCTCCGACGCCTTCTGGGACTCCGTCGTGCACCGGCGGAGCGTCGTGATCGGCGGGAACAGCGTGCGCGAGCACTTCCACCCGTCGCGCGACTTCGCGCCCATGGTGCTCGACGAGCAGGGACCGGAGACCTGCAACAGCTACAACATGCTCGAGCTCGCGCGGCTGCGGTTCGAGCGGACCGGGGATCCCGCGATCCTCGACCAGGTCGAGCGCACGACGCTCAACCACGTCCTCTCCACGCAGCACCCGGAGCACGGCGGGCTCGTGTACTTCACGTCGCTGCGGCCTGCGCACCCGCGCGTGCACTCGGTGGCGGAGGAGTCGATGTGGTGCTGCGTCGGCACGGGCATGGAGAACCACGCGCGCTACGGCGAGCAGGTGTTCGCGCACGCGGACGACGCGCTGCTCGTGGACCTGTACGTGCCGGCCGAGCTCGACTGGGCCGAGCGGGGGATCCGCGCGCGCGTCGACGGCGACGTGGTGCGGACCGGCGAGGCGACCGTGACGGTCGACGCCGCCGCTCCCGCGGACCTGGAGCTGCGGCTGCGGCGGCCGGGGTGGGCGACGTCGATGGAGGTGCGCGTCGACGGCCGGCCGGTGCCGGTCGTGCCGGGTGCCGCCGCCGTGCCCATCCGCCGCACGTGGTCCGGCGAGACCGTCGTCACCGTGCGCCTCGGGATGGAGGTGCGCGCCGAGCGCCTGCCCGACGGATCCGCGTGGACGTCGTTCACGTACGGCCCGCTCGCGCTGGCCTCGCGCGACGGCCGGGACGGCATCACGACCTCGCTCGCCGAGGACACGCGCATGGGGCACGTGACGCCGGCGCCGAAGGTGCCGCTCGAGCGGACGCCCGTGATCACCGCGGCCGATCCCGCCGACGCCGCCACGCTCGTCGACCGCGCCGCGCTGGCGTTCCGGTTGGACGCCTGGCGCGGCGACGAGCGGGTGGCGGTCGCGCTCGAGCCGTTCGCGGGGATCCACGACGAGCGGACGACGCTGGTCTGGCCGACCGGCGCCGACCCGGTCGCGCGGGCGGCCGAGCTGCGCGCGATGGACGCCGCGGGCACCGACGCCGAGGTCGTCGACCGGGTCGCGGCCGGCGAGCAGCAGCCGGAGGTCGACCACGGCTTCCGCGGGTCGGCGACCCGCGCGGGCGGGAGCGACGGCCGGCACTGGCGGAGCGCGACCGGCTGGTTCTCCTACCTCCTGCGGGATCCGCTCGGCGAGGCCGCGTCGGTGCGCCTGCGGTTCCGCGGCGATGCCGCCGAGCCCGGTGCGGGGCAGGTCGTGCGCGTCGGCGGGATCGTCGCGGATCCCGACGGCGCCGTGCCCGTCGGCCGTGACGGGGACGACGACGTGGTCGACCTGGCCCTCACCGACGCCATGCGCGCGGGCGCGTCCGGGGGCGCGGTCGAGGTCGCGATCCACGCCGCGCCGGGCGGCCGGACCCGCGACCTCGTCGAGGTGCAGATCCGGCGCGCCGCCGCGGGCTGA